CGCGTGCTCCGACGAACCGGGACACCCGAGCATCGCGGCCCAGGTCGAGGCGTTCACCGCCGCGGTCCGCGCGGCCGAGCGCGCCGGCGTCCGGCCGGAGGTGCGGCACCTCGCGAACTCCGCGGCCGTCGTGAACCTGCCCGAGACCCACTTCGACCTCGTCCGCCCCGGCATCGCGGCCTACGGCTTCTCGCCGATTCCCGAGCTCGGCGACTCCGCGCACTTCGGCCTGCGGCCGGCGATGACGCTCGCCGCGCGCCTGCTGCTCACCAAGGCCGTCCCGGCCGGGCAGGGCGTCTCCTACGGCCACACCTACGTCACCGACCGGCCGACGCGGCTCGGCATCGTGCCGATCGGCTACGCGGACGGCATTCCGCGGACCGCCAGCAGCCGCGGCCCGATGCTGGTCGGCGGACGGCGCGTGGCGATCGCCGGCCGCGTCTGCATGGACCAGGTCGTGCTCGACCTCGGTGACCTCGACGTCGCCGCCGGCGACGAGGTGCTCGTGTTCGGCCCCGGCGACCGCGGCGAGCCCACGGTCCAGGAGTGGGCCGACACGATCGGCACGATCACCTACGAGGTCGTCACCGGGATCGGGGCGCGGATCCCGCGGGTGTACACCGGCGCATGAGTTCGACCGAACCGCTCGGCATGACCGACACCGCAGCTGACGCTGGGTCAGGTGCGCTGCGCTGGGCGGTCAGTGCCGGTCTCATGGCGGGTGGTGCTCTCGCCACGGCCGGGGCCCGCCGCTACGCCCGGGCGCGTGCCGCCGCCCGTCCGGACCCGCTGCGCAACGAACCCTTCGGGTCGCTGCACACCGACCCGATCGTCGTGACCGCGAACGACGGGGTCGAGCTCGTCGTCGAGGTCGAGGAGCCCGAGGGTGCGCCCGCGGGCGCACCGACGGTCGTCTTCCTCCCGGGCTTCTGCCTGCCGATGGACTGCTGGCACTTCCAGCGCCGCGACCTGCGCGACCTGGGCCGCCTGGTCTTCTACGACCAGCGTGCGCACGGCCGGTCCGGTCGCGGGGCGCCCGAGCACGCCACGATCGAGCAGCTCGCGGACGACCTCCACTCCGTGCTGCAGGCCGTGGCGCCGAACGGCCCGGTGGTCCTCGTCGGGCACTCGCTCGGCGGGATGGTCGTCATGGGCTACGCCGACGCGCACCCGAAGCTGTTCGGTGACCGGATCGTCGGGGTCGCGCTGCTCGCCACCTCGCCGGGCCGGCTCGCGGAGATGACGCTCGGCCTGCCGGCCGCGATCGTGCAGCGGCTCTGGCCCGTCGCCCCCACCGTCGTGAATCGCGTCGCCACCAACCCGCTGGCGGTGCGCCGCGGGATGAAGGCCGACCGCGGCATCGGGCTGATGATCACCCGCCGCCTCTCGTTCGGCCGCGCGGACGCCCCGACCTCGCTGGTGCGGTTCGCGGGCCGGCTGCTCTCCTCGACGCCGTTGGACGTGTTCGCCGAGTTCTTCGCCGAGTTCGACCGGCACGACAAGGAGGCCGCGATCCCGGTCTTCTCGACCTGCCCGACGCTGATCGTGGCGGCCGAGCGCGACATGCTCACGCCCGCGGACCACAGCCGCGCGATGGCGCACCTGCTGCCGGAGGCGGAGCTGCTCGTGCTCCCCGAGTCCGGGCACCTCGTGCAGCTCGAGGACCCGGAGGAGGTCAACGCCGCGCTGCGCCGACTGCTGGAGCGGGTGCGCCTGACCGCTGCCCCGACGGGCAAGCGGCGCCGGCCTGCGTCAGGATCGTCCTCATGACCTCGCCCCTCGTGCTCGAGATCCCGACCGCGGCCGACATGCAGGCCTTCGGGGCCCGGCTGGCGACGGTGCTGCGGGCCGGGGACCTGCTGGTACTCACCGGCGACCTCGGCGCGGGCAAGACGACGCTGACGCAGGGGCTCGGGGCCGCCCTCGGCGTCCGTGGCCGCGTGGCGTCGCCGACGTTCGTGATCTCCCGGGTGCACCCCGCCGACGGGGACGGCCCGGCGCTCGTCCACGTCGACACCTACCGGATGGCTGACGCCCTCGAGGTCGCCGACCTCGACCTCGAGTACTCACTGGCGGACTCGGTCACCGTCGTCGAGTGGGGCGCAGGGCTGGTCGAGGAGCTCTCGGCCGACCGGCTGGAGATCGTGCTCACGCGACAGGCCGAGCCGCC
This portion of the Sporichthya brevicatena genome encodes:
- the alr gene encoding alanine racemase, translating into MSDSSPPLGNAQARVDLAAVRSNVVALRGHAGAAEVMAVVKADAYGHGMVPVARAAIAGGATWLGAAVLEEALGLRAAGIGPDDARVLCWLIAPGADLEPAVAADVDLSANAVWAVEQVAAAAESAGRTARLHLKIDSGLGRGGATAADWDDLVAAALKEQAAGRVQVVGIWSHLACSDEPGHPSIAAQVEAFTAAVRAAERAGVRPEVRHLANSAAVVNLPETHFDLVRPGIAAYGFSPIPELGDSAHFGLRPAMTLAARLLLTKAVPAGQGVSYGHTYVTDRPTRLGIVPIGYADGIPRTASSRGPMLVGGRRVAIAGRVCMDQVVLDLGDLDVAAGDEVLVFGPGDRGEPTVQEWADTIGTITYEVVTGIGARIPRVYTGA
- the tsaE gene encoding tRNA (adenosine(37)-N6)-threonylcarbamoyltransferase complex ATPase subunit type 1 TsaE — translated: MTSPLVLEIPTAADMQAFGARLATVLRAGDLLVLTGDLGAGKTTLTQGLGAALGVRGRVASPTFVISRVHPADGDGPALVHVDTYRMADALEVADLDLEYSLADSVTVVEWGAGLVEELSADRLEIVLTRQAEPPPGADPDDPSAAIRTVTVTAVGDRWAGTDLAAALCVPSGA
- a CDS encoding alpha/beta hydrolase is translated as MSSTEPLGMTDTAADAGSGALRWAVSAGLMAGGALATAGARRYARARAAARPDPLRNEPFGSLHTDPIVVTANDGVELVVEVEEPEGAPAGAPTVVFLPGFCLPMDCWHFQRRDLRDLGRLVFYDQRAHGRSGRGAPEHATIEQLADDLHSVLQAVAPNGPVVLVGHSLGGMVVMGYADAHPKLFGDRIVGVALLATSPGRLAEMTLGLPAAIVQRLWPVAPTVVNRVATNPLAVRRGMKADRGIGLMITRRLSFGRADAPTSLVRFAGRLLSSTPLDVFAEFFAEFDRHDKEAAIPVFSTCPTLIVAAERDMLTPADHSRAMAHLLPEAELLVLPESGHLVQLEDPEEVNAALRRLLERVRLTAAPTGKRRRPASGSSS